Proteins from one Akkermansiaceae bacterium genomic window:
- a CDS encoding Gfo/Idh/MocA family oxidoreductase codes for MKSIGIILNGVTGRMGTNQHLVRSILAIRQQGGLRIGDETYMPEPVLTGRNEYKLAELAKKHGVEKYTTDLDSVLADPFYEIFFDASGTPYRIGFLEKAIAAGKHIYCEKPTSDSASEAFRIAEVAEKAGVKNGTVQDKLWLPGLRKFQLLKEQGFFGEILSVRGEFGYWVFTGDYEGQPIQRPSWNYRSEDGGGMIVDMHCHWRYVIDNLFGNVTRVFCKAATHIPQRFDEQGKPFKCTADDSAYAIFETDTGITCQFNSSWNVRVRRDDLLTMQVDGTKGSAIVGLRKCWAQHESVTPRPVWNPDIDSPINYYDRWTEVPDQMNFENAFKIQWELFLKHVIADEPFRWTLREGAKGVELAELSWKSHEEGRWIDVPVR; via the coding sequence ATGAAATCCATCGGCATCATCCTCAACGGCGTCACCGGACGCATGGGCACCAACCAGCACCTCGTGCGCTCCATCCTCGCCATCCGCCAGCAAGGCGGCCTCCGCATCGGCGATGAAACCTACATGCCGGAACCGGTCCTCACCGGCCGCAACGAATACAAGCTCGCGGAACTGGCGAAGAAGCACGGCGTGGAGAAATACACCACGGACCTGGACTCCGTGCTGGCGGATCCTTTCTATGAGATCTTCTTCGACGCATCCGGCACACCTTACCGCATCGGCTTCCTTGAGAAAGCCATCGCCGCGGGCAAGCACATCTACTGTGAGAAGCCCACCTCGGACTCCGCCTCGGAGGCGTTCCGCATCGCCGAGGTCGCTGAGAAGGCCGGCGTGAAGAACGGCACCGTGCAGGACAAGCTGTGGCTGCCGGGCCTCCGCAAATTCCAACTGCTGAAGGAGCAGGGCTTCTTCGGCGAAATCCTCTCCGTCCGCGGGGAGTTCGGTTACTGGGTCTTCACCGGCGACTACGAAGGCCAGCCCATCCAGCGTCCGAGCTGGAACTACCGCTCCGAGGACGGCGGCGGCATGATCGTGGACATGCACTGCCACTGGCGCTACGTCATCGACAACCTCTTCGGCAATGTGACCCGCGTCTTCTGCAAGGCGGCGACCCACATCCCGCAGCGCTTCGACGAACAGGGCAAGCCGTTCAAGTGCACCGCCGACGACTCCGCCTACGCGATCTTCGAAACGGACACCGGCATCACCTGCCAGTTCAACTCCTCATGGAACGTCCGCGTGCGCCGCGACGACCTCCTCACCATGCAGGTGGACGGCACCAAGGGATCCGCCATCGTCGGCCTGCGCAAGTGCTGGGCGCAGCATGAGAGCGTCACCCCGCGTCCGGTGTGGAACCCGGACATCGACAGCCCCATCAACTACTACGACCGCTGGACGGAAGTGCCGGACCAGATGAACTTCGAGAACGCGTTCAAGATCCAGTGGGAGCTGTTCCTCAAGCACGTCATCGCGGACGAGCCGTTCCGCTGGACGCTGCGCGAAGGCGCGAAGGGGGTTGAACTGGCCGAGCTGAGCTGGAAATCCCACGAGGAAGGCCGCTGGATCGATGTTCCGGT
- a CDS encoding ATP-binding cassette domain-containing protein, with product MHNPILEIQDATVWRGETRALKDFSLVLREGESVAILGPNGAGKSTLLKVLTGELRPEWGNGAVCRLFGEDLWSLEDLRHKIGVVMPEEVARFHPEEIAEDTVLSSLRGAYGKTRWMKFSKAEKERASEAMELMGISALAKREFGALSSGERRRFLIARSLVHQPEVLVLDEPSTALDFAAAMQLTATLCKLLEAGKTLLLVTHHPGEIPPGINRVVLLKDGGVFADEEKKSVLTSGNLTDLYQVGLRVKWSAGWCDVRPG from the coding sequence ATGCACAATCCGATACTTGAAATTCAGGACGCGACGGTCTGGCGGGGGGAGACCCGGGCGCTGAAGGATTTCTCCTTGGTGCTGAGGGAAGGAGAGAGTGTGGCGATCCTGGGACCGAATGGTGCGGGAAAGAGCACGCTGCTGAAAGTGCTGACCGGGGAACTGCGGCCGGAGTGGGGGAATGGCGCGGTCTGCCGCTTGTTCGGAGAGGATCTGTGGTCGCTGGAGGACCTGCGGCACAAGATCGGCGTGGTGATGCCGGAGGAGGTCGCCCGCTTTCATCCCGAGGAGATCGCGGAGGATACCGTGCTTTCTTCGCTGCGCGGCGCGTATGGCAAGACGCGTTGGATGAAGTTTTCAAAGGCGGAGAAGGAACGAGCGTCGGAAGCGATGGAGTTGATGGGCATCAGTGCGCTGGCAAAGCGGGAGTTCGGCGCGCTGTCCTCAGGGGAGCGGCGGAGATTTCTCATCGCCCGTTCGCTGGTGCACCAGCCGGAGGTTCTGGTGCTGGATGAACCCTCAACGGCCCTCGATTTCGCCGCGGCCATGCAACTGACCGCGACGCTCTGCAAGCTGTTGGAAGCTGGAAAAACACTGTTGTTGGTCACCCATCATCCGGGAGAGATCCCGCCGGGCATCAACCGTGTGGTGCTGTTGAAGGACGGCGGTGTGTTCGCGGACGAAGAGAAGAAATCGGTGCTCACCTCCGGAAATCTGACCGACCTTTATCAGGTGGGGCTGCGGGTGAAGTGGTCGGCGGGATGGTGCGATGTGAGGCCGGGTTGA
- a CDS encoding LacI family DNA-binding transcriptional regulator, with product MVTIYDIAEKAGVSGSTVSRALNGSRLVSDEVRERIQHIAKDLGFEKRNVRRHRQRTILNIRLVLPHHDSPERGLFYDLTQLIDGLRKGFAPTAINILSDLGGPSFVPFPHKKGGDTDAFIFAFHLPSAEVLQALLERNIPFVILNRATPGLPCISSDHGGGMAELVEHLGKAPIKPCLITIDGLNEVFVERREGLATTLTAKGIPFSDADIFTFKNTAALTAEGLAPIAEKYDTLFCINDIVGSVVLSELARMGIPVPERCQVTGFDDSPLRRITRPLLTTVAMPVFEFGRRAGQRLAAEVIEGAVNIPLERLHGSLLIGESTRR from the coding sequence ATGGTAACCATCTATGACATCGCTGAAAAGGCCGGAGTTTCCGGTTCCACGGTTTCCCGCGCGCTCAATGGCTCGCGGCTCGTGAGCGATGAAGTGCGGGAGCGCATCCAGCACATCGCAAAGGATCTCGGCTTTGAGAAGCGGAACGTGCGCCGCCACCGCCAGCGCACCATCCTCAACATCCGCCTGGTCCTGCCGCACCATGATTCCCCGGAACGCGGGTTGTTCTATGATCTGACGCAACTCATCGACGGGCTGCGCAAAGGCTTCGCACCGACGGCGATCAACATCCTGAGCGACCTCGGGGGGCCATCCTTCGTCCCCTTCCCGCACAAGAAAGGCGGGGACACGGACGCCTTCATCTTCGCCTTCCACCTGCCCTCGGCGGAGGTGCTGCAGGCACTGCTGGAACGGAATATCCCCTTCGTCATCCTCAATCGCGCCACGCCCGGACTGCCATGCATTTCCTCCGATCACGGCGGCGGGATGGCGGAACTGGTGGAGCACCTGGGGAAAGCGCCCATCAAGCCGTGCCTCATCACCATCGACGGACTCAACGAGGTCTTCGTGGAACGGCGGGAGGGCCTGGCCACCACGCTGACCGCGAAAGGCATCCCGTTTTCCGATGCGGACATCTTCACATTCAAGAACACCGCCGCACTGACCGCGGAGGGACTGGCTCCCATCGCGGAGAAATATGACACGCTTTTCTGCATCAACGACATCGTCGGATCCGTGGTACTCTCCGAGCTGGCCCGGATGGGCATCCCCGTGCCGGAGCGTTGCCAGGTGACCGGCTTCGATGACTCCCCGCTGCGCCGCATCACCCGTCCGCTGCTGACCACCGTGGCGATGCCCGTCTTCGAGTTCGGCCGCCGCGCCGGACAGCGGCTCGCCGCCGAGGTCATCGAGGGCGCGGTGAACATCCCGCTCGAACGCCTCCACGGCTCCCTGCTCATCGGGGAGTCCACCCGCCGCTGA
- a CDS encoding sugar phosphate isomerase/epimerase produces the protein MTPDQLAIHTFTTKPWSIDECIENYARHGFGGISIWRETVEGEDLARVSRKLKDSGLKPISYVRGGFFTGTTAEARQQAIDNNLRIIRDSETLGLPMIVLVCGATPGQSPRENLSQIQDSIAAILPAAESAGIRLAIEPLHPMYAGDRCAVATMADANDLCDALNHPLLGVAADVYHIWWDSKLEQEISRCTAADRLFAFHVCDFKADLEHPLLDRELPGQGLGTCARVNDLVKAAGFTGLTEVEIFSRKYWTENQHQFLDKIKAACAPLR, from the coding sequence ATGACACCCGACCAACTCGCCATCCACACGTTCACCACCAAGCCGTGGTCGATCGACGAGTGTATTGAGAACTACGCGCGGCACGGCTTCGGCGGGATCTCCATCTGGCGGGAAACCGTCGAAGGCGAGGATCTTGCCCGCGTTTCCCGCAAGCTGAAGGACAGCGGACTGAAGCCGATCTCCTATGTCCGCGGAGGCTTCTTCACCGGCACCACCGCGGAGGCCCGCCAGCAGGCCATCGACAACAACCTTCGTATCATCCGGGACTCGGAGACGCTCGGGCTGCCGATGATCGTGCTGGTCTGCGGAGCCACCCCCGGCCAGTCCCCCCGCGAGAACCTTTCACAGATCCAGGACAGCATCGCCGCCATTCTCCCTGCTGCGGAAAGCGCGGGCATCCGGCTGGCCATCGAGCCACTGCACCCGATGTATGCCGGCGACCGCTGCGCCGTCGCCACCATGGCGGACGCGAATGACCTGTGCGATGCGCTCAACCACCCGCTCCTCGGTGTGGCGGCGGACGTCTATCACATCTGGTGGGATTCGAAGTTGGAGCAGGAGATTTCCCGCTGCACCGCCGCCGACCGCCTCTTCGCCTTCCATGTCTGCGACTTCAAGGCCGACCTGGAGCATCCGTTGCTCGACCGCGAGCTGCCCGGCCAGGGGCTAGGCACCTGCGCCCGCGTGAACGACCTGGTGAAAGCAGCGGGCTTCACCGGCCTCACCGAGGTCGAGATTTTCTCCCGCAAATACTGGACCGAGAACCAGCACCAGTTCCTCGACAAGATCAAAGCCGCCTGTGCGCCTCTTCGCTGA